In Streptomyces seoulensis, the following are encoded in one genomic region:
- the dnaG gene encoding DNA primase has protein sequence MAGRINDEDVKAVRDAVPIDAVVSEYLQLRNAGGGNLKGLCPFHDEKSPSFQVSPSKGLFHCFGCQEGGDTITFVMKVDHLSFSEAVERLAGQAGITLRYEEGGYNPAHQRGERIRLVEAHKIAAQWYAEQLATSPEADTGRVFLAERGFDQAAAVHFGVGYSPQGWDHLTRYLRGKGFSDKELILSGLAQDGRRGPIDRFRGRLMWPIRDIGGEVVGFGARKLHESDNGPKYLNTPDTAIYKKSQVLYGIDLAKQQIAKSSRAVVVEGYTDVMACHLAGVTTAIATCGTAFGGDHIKILRRLLMDNGSARVIFTFDGDAAGQKAALRAFEDDQKFAAETYIAVAPDGMDPCELRLAKGDEAVAELTEPRTPLFEFALRQIVARYDLDTPAGRAAALDEAAPVVARIKNSGAQHEVAVDLAGMLGILDTQFVVKRVAQLARWARDRGGKGPAPQAQSRTPQQSWEAAPRVAGGPALTLRNPVYATERELLKLALQRPELVSPAFDAYGLDEFTAPPYAAVRQAIAEAGGAEFGTQDPQEYVVRVREAAPDDTVRAMVTELAVETIMRRTVDETYAGMVLVQIRRRAVTRRLTELQSTLARLGNTDPAQSAAVQNEMMVLTRYDRALQHEGPTAL, from the coding sequence GTGGCAGGACGGATCAACGACGAGGACGTGAAGGCGGTACGGGACGCGGTCCCGATCGACGCCGTGGTCTCCGAGTACCTCCAGCTGCGCAACGCGGGCGGCGGCAACCTCAAGGGCCTCTGCCCCTTCCACGACGAGAAGTCGCCGTCCTTCCAGGTCAGCCCCAGCAAGGGTCTCTTCCACTGCTTCGGCTGCCAGGAGGGCGGCGACACCATCACCTTCGTGATGAAGGTGGACCACCTCTCCTTCTCCGAGGCCGTCGAGCGCCTCGCCGGCCAGGCCGGCATCACCCTGCGCTACGAGGAGGGCGGCTACAACCCCGCCCACCAGCGCGGCGAACGCATCCGCCTGGTCGAGGCCCACAAGATCGCCGCCCAGTGGTACGCCGAGCAGCTCGCCACCAGCCCCGAGGCCGACACCGGCCGGGTCTTCCTCGCCGAGCGCGGCTTCGACCAGGCCGCCGCCGTCCACTTCGGCGTCGGCTACAGCCCCCAGGGCTGGGACCACCTCACCCGCTACCTGCGCGGCAAGGGCTTCAGCGACAAGGAACTGATCCTCTCCGGCCTCGCCCAGGACGGCCGCCGAGGCCCCATCGACCGCTTCCGGGGCCGCCTGATGTGGCCCATCCGGGACATCGGCGGCGAGGTCGTCGGCTTCGGCGCCCGCAAGCTCCACGAGTCCGACAACGGGCCCAAGTACCTCAACACCCCCGACACCGCGATCTACAAGAAGTCCCAGGTCCTGTACGGCATCGACCTGGCCAAGCAGCAGATCGCCAAGTCCAGCCGGGCCGTCGTCGTCGAGGGCTACACCGACGTCATGGCCTGCCACCTCGCCGGGGTCACCACCGCCATCGCCACCTGCGGCACCGCCTTCGGCGGCGACCACATCAAGATCCTGCGCCGGCTGCTGATGGACAACGGCTCGGCCCGGGTGATCTTCACCTTCGACGGCGACGCGGCCGGGCAGAAGGCCGCGCTGCGCGCCTTCGAGGACGACCAGAAGTTCGCCGCCGAGACCTACATCGCCGTCGCCCCCGACGGCATGGACCCCTGCGAACTCCGCCTCGCCAAGGGCGACGAGGCCGTCGCCGAGCTGACCGAACCCCGCACTCCGCTCTTCGAGTTCGCGCTGCGCCAGATCGTCGCCCGCTACGACCTCGACACCCCGGCCGGCCGCGCCGCCGCCCTGGACGAGGCCGCACCGGTCGTCGCCCGGATCAAGAACAGCGGCGCCCAGCACGAGGTCGCGGTCGACCTCGCGGGCATGCTCGGCATCCTCGACACCCAGTTCGTCGTCAAGCGCGTCGCCCAGCTCGCCCGCTGGGCCCGCGACCGGGGCGGCAAGGGCCCCGCACCGCAGGCGCAGTCCCGCACCCCCCAGCAGAGCTGGGAGGCCGCGCCCCGCGTCGCCGGCGGCCCCGCCCTCACCCTGCGCAACCCGGTCTACGCCACCGAGCGCGAACTCCTCAAACTCGCCCTCCAGCGCCCGGAGTTGGTCTCTCCCGCCTTCGACGCCTACGGCCTGGACGAGTTCACCGCACCCCCCTACGCGGCCGTCCGCCAGGCCATCGCGGAGGCCGGCGGCGCCGAGTTCGGCACCCAGGACCCCCAGGAGTACGTCGTCCGCGTCCGCGAGGCCGCCCCCGACGACACCGTCCGGGCCATGGTCACCGAGCTGGCCGTGGAGACGATCATGCGCCGCACGGTGGACGAGACGTACGCGGGCATGGTGCTGGTGCAGATCAGGCGCCGCGCGGTCACCCGCCGCCTCACCGAGCTGCAGTCCACCCTCGCCCGCCTCGGCAACACCGATCCGGCCCAGTCGGCGGCCGTCCAGAACGAGATGATGGTGCTCACCCGGTACGACCGGGCACTCCAGCACGAGGGTCCGACCGCTCTCTAG
- a CDS encoding NAD(P)/FAD-dependent oxidoreductase, whose translation MVDADQTFVIVGGGLAGAKAAETLRAEGFTGRVILICDELDHPYERPPLSKGHLLGKEERDSVFVHEPAWYARNDIELHLGQTVDAIDRAARTVRLGDDGTLIRYDKLLLVTGAEPRRLDVPGTDLAGVHHLRRLAHAERLRGVLAALGRDNGHLVIAGGGWIGLEVAAAAREYGAEVTVIEPEPAPLYGALGPELGNLFAEVHRERGVRFHFGVRLTEIIGQDGMVLAARTDDGEEHPAHDVLAAIGAAPRTALAEAAGLELADPSSGGGIAVDERLRTSDPDIHAAGDVASFPLLGGRLRVEHWANALNGGPVAARAMLGQDVTYDRVPYFFSDQYDLGLEYSGWAPPGSYDQVVLRGDAGKREFIAFWVREGRVLAGMNVNVWDVTEHIQRLIRSGAEVDVDALADPHVPLADLVP comes from the coding sequence GTGGTCGACGCGGATCAGACGTTCGTCATCGTCGGAGGCGGGCTCGCCGGAGCGAAAGCGGCCGAGACGCTCCGCGCGGAAGGGTTCACCGGCCGCGTGATACTGATCTGCGACGAGCTGGACCACCCCTACGAGCGTCCGCCGCTGTCCAAGGGACACCTGCTCGGCAAGGAGGAGCGCGACAGCGTCTTCGTGCACGAGCCCGCCTGGTACGCCCGGAACGACATCGAGCTGCACCTCGGCCAGACCGTCGACGCGATCGACCGCGCGGCCCGCACCGTCCGCCTCGGTGACGACGGCACCCTGATCCGTTACGACAAGCTGCTGCTGGTCACCGGCGCCGAACCCCGCCGCCTCGACGTCCCCGGCACCGACCTCGCCGGCGTCCACCACCTGCGCCGCCTCGCCCACGCCGAGCGCCTCAGGGGCGTGCTGGCCGCCCTCGGCCGGGACAACGGCCACCTGGTGATCGCGGGCGGCGGCTGGATCGGCCTGGAGGTCGCCGCGGCCGCCCGCGAGTACGGCGCCGAGGTCACCGTGATCGAACCGGAGCCCGCCCCGCTGTACGGCGCCCTCGGCCCCGAGCTGGGCAACCTCTTCGCCGAGGTGCACCGCGAACGCGGCGTCCGCTTCCACTTCGGGGTCCGGCTCACCGAGATCATCGGCCAGGACGGCATGGTCCTCGCCGCCCGCACCGACGACGGCGAGGAACACCCCGCGCACGACGTGCTCGCCGCCATCGGAGCCGCCCCCCGCACCGCCCTCGCCGAGGCGGCCGGCCTCGAACTGGCCGACCCCTCCTCCGGCGGCGGCATCGCGGTGGACGAGCGTCTGCGCACCTCCGACCCCGACATCCACGCCGCCGGAGACGTGGCCAGCTTCCCGCTCCTCGGCGGCCGGCTGCGCGTCGAGCACTGGGCCAACGCGCTGAACGGCGGCCCGGTGGCCGCCCGCGCGATGCTCGGCCAGGACGTCACCTACGACCGCGTGCCCTACTTCTTCTCCGACCAGTACGACCTGGGGCTGGAGTACAGCGGCTGGGCGCCCCCCGGCTCCTACGACCAGGTCGTCCTCCGGGGCGACGCGGGCAAGCGCGAGTTCATCGCCTTCTGGGTGCGCGAGGGCCGGGTGCTCGCCGGGATGAACGTGAACGTGTGGGACGTCACAGAACACATCCAGCGCCTCATCCGTTCCGGCGCCGAGGTGGACGTCGACGCCCTCGCCGACCCGCACGTCCCCCTCGCGGACCTGGTGCCCTGA